The sequence ACGCCCCCGCTTATAACGACGAGGTTCATCCTGTGGTCTAATGCAGCCTTCATCAGGCGCGAAACTAGGACGTCGACCGCCGCCTCCTGGAAGGCAGCGGCAATTTTCGGCACCATGTCTTCCTTTCCGGGTGCGGGTATCTTTTTAGAAGGAAGCCCTGAGAAACTCAAATCCATACCCGGAAAGATTTCCATGTTGACTACCAGATTGAGAACAGCTGTTTTCAGTCCTGAAAAACTGAAATCATAACCGGGTTCCCTGAGCATGGGTCTGGGCAGTTCAAGACCGTGGTCTGTAACGCCAGAGGCTATCTTCTCTATCACCACGCCGCCGGGGTAGCCCAGGTTCAAAAGCTTTGCCACCTTATCGAACGCCTCTCCCGCCGCATCATCCATTGTCTGGCCTATGAGAGTTATTTTCTCCGGTTCATCGACCTTGTATATGGATGTGTGTCCGCCCGAGACTACCATGCCCATGTGAGGATAAGTAAGCTCGCTGTCAATGCGCACCGCGGCCAGATGGCCGTCAAGGTGATTTACACCTGCAACAGGTATATCGAGCCCATATGCCAGAGCTTTTGCATAGGAAATCCCTACGAGAAGGGCCCCAACAAGACCGGGGCCGCGGGTGACCGCTATACCGCCCAGGTCTTTAAGCGTTATTCCTGATTCTTTTATTGCGGTCTCCACTACCGGAGATATAAGCTCTACATGTCTGCGGGCGGCTATTTCAGGAACGACGCCGCCGAAAGCGGCATGGTCCTTTATCTGGGAAGCGACGACACTCGAAAGGATTTTACCTCCGTCTGTAACGACAGCGGCCGCGGTTTCGTCGCAGGATGTCTCTATTGCCAGAATGTTCACTTTTGCAGGTCTTTCCTTGAAATCACTGTAAGTACTTTGCAGCCCTTTGCCTCTATCGCCTCTTTTCCGCCTTCCATTCTGTCAAATACGGCAATGACAGTATCGACAATAAAACCGTTTTCGCGGAGCCTGTCGATTGCCTTTATGGCGCTGCCTCCGGTCGTTATTACATCTTCCACAACGATCACCTTCTGCCCGGGGCTGGCGGGCCCCTCCACCCAGTTCATGGTGCCGTGCGCCTTCTGTTCTTTCCTGACAACAATAGCGTTTATTTTCCGGCCCTTTTCAAGGGCTTTCATGGCGGCCGCAAGGGCGATAGGGTCAGCGCCCATGGTCATACCGCCGATTGCGTCTGCTTCAACATCTTTGATCATGTCGGAAACGACCTCACCTATAAGCGTTGCGCCTTCGGGATTGAGTGTAACTTTTCTCAAGTCCACATAGATATCCGATTCTTTGCCCGATGACAGAATGAATTTGCCGAACTTCACCGCATCCTTTGCTACAAGCCTTTTAAGTTCATCAAGTTTACTCATTAATATCCTCCAGTTTTCAGACACCTCGGATATACTTATATCATCTTGTTTTCAATTTAAACCTCAATTCCAAGAAAAACCTTGACAGAACAGATGGTGCAAAGGATACAAAATCTAATAAGTTCTATGCGTTACTACAAATAGAAACAACCAGTGCATGGACATTTTCAGGAGGTAAAAATGAAAAATATTTTATGGTCGGCAATTCTTGTCACGGTTATGGTTTTTGCAGGTGCTACATCTTTGTATGCCGAAGATATCAAGGTCGGGGCAATTCTCAGGCTTTCTCAGGGCGCATCCGACGGGCTTCCGGCGAAAAGAGGCATTGAGATCGCTGTCAATCAGATCAATGCCAAGGGCGGCATAAACGGGAAAAAACTGGTGGTCATTTACGAAGACAGCAAGGATTCCCCGCAGACAGCGGTTGCGGCATATCAGAAGCTTGTTTCCGTTGACAAATGCCAGGTAATAATAGGCCCCATGATGAGCGGCGAGGTGCTTGCAGTTGCCCCGGTGGCCGAGCGGGACAAGATCGTTGTCATAACCCCGAACGGCACATCGCCCAAGATTTCGCAGGCTGGCCAGTATATCTACCGCGGCTGCACGACTTCGGAAAGGCAGGCTGCCGCATTGACAAAATACGCAAAAGACAAGATGAAGACCACGGCGGTTGCGATCCTGTACAGTAACGAGCCTTATGGCAAAGGCTGCAATGAGCAGTTCACTAAATATTTCAATGAACTTGGTATTCCGGTTGTGATCTCGGAAAGCTTCATGGTCGGAGACAGGGACTTTTCCGCACAGCTTACAAAGATTCGTGAACAGAAATTCGACCTGATATTCATTCCGGGTTACCTGCAGGAGACCGCACCTGCAATCAAACAGGCGCGTCAGATGGGCATTAAACAAGCATCCATGGGCGTATTCGGGGACATGGCTCCCAAATACATTGAGCTTGCAGGCAAGGCCGCTGAAGGGCACCTCAACTGCAGCGAGTACAACGAGGATTACAACACCCCGGTAAATAAGAAATTCAAGGCCGAATATTATAAGATTGTCAAAGCCGATCCGAAAGAACCGAACAATATCATGTTTGCTGCAATCACATACGACATGACCAGGCTCGTGGCGGATGCGATAGCAAAGAAAGGCTACAGCGCGGACGGTATACGTTCCTATCTGGACACGGTCAAGGACTTCGACGGCGTGACAGGCAGGTTGAGCTTTGATAATGATGGGGATGTAAATAAACAGGGTGTCTATCTC is a genomic window of Desulfomonilia bacterium containing:
- the pyrE gene encoding orotate phosphoribosyltransferase, giving the protein MSKLDELKRLVAKDAVKFGKFILSSGKESDIYVDLRKVTLNPEGATLIGEVVSDMIKDVEADAIGGMTMGADPIALAAAMKALEKGRKINAIVVRKEQKAHGTMNWVEGPASPGQKVIVVEDVITTGGSAIKAIDRLRENGFIVDTVIAVFDRMEGGKEAIEAKGCKVLTVISRKDLQK
- the tsaD gene encoding tRNA (adenosine(37)-N6)-threonylcarbamoyltransferase complex transferase subunit TsaD, whose translation is MNILAIETSCDETAAAVVTDGGKILSSVVASQIKDHAAFGGVVPEIAARRHVELISPVVETAIKESGITLKDLGGIAVTRGPGLVGALLVGISYAKALAYGLDIPVAGVNHLDGHLAAVRIDSELTYPHMGMVVSGGHTSIYKVDEPEKITLIGQTMDDAAGEAFDKVAKLLNLGYPGGVVIEKIASGVTDHGLELPRPMLREPGYDFSFSGLKTAVLNLVVNMEIFPGMDLSFSGLPSKKIPAPGKEDMVPKIAAAFQEAAVDVLVSRLMKAALDHRMNLVVISGGVACNTSLRNELKKRTEAAGIRLVLPEKKYCTDNAAMIGIASIKMFEKSELGGLDMNAVSRWNEL
- a CDS encoding ABC transporter substrate-binding protein, whose protein sequence is MKNILWSAILVTVMVFAGATSLYAEDIKVGAILRLSQGASDGLPAKRGIEIAVNQINAKGGINGKKLVVIYEDSKDSPQTAVAAYQKLVSVDKCQVIIGPMMSGEVLAVAPVAERDKIVVITPNGTSPKISQAGQYIYRGCTTSERQAAALTKYAKDKMKTTAVAILYSNEPYGKGCNEQFTKYFNELGIPVVISESFMVGDRDFSAQLTKIREQKFDLIFIPGYLQETAPAIKQARQMGIKQASMGVFGDMAPKYIELAGKAAEGHLNCSEYNEDYNTPVNKKFKAEYYKIVKADPKEPNNIMFAAITYDMTRLVADAIAKKGYSADGIRSYLDTVKDFDGVTGRLSFDNDGDVNKQGVYLFEVKKGKYVKVQ